Proteins encoded together in one Sulfurihydrogenibium sp. window:
- a CDS encoding transposase yields the protein MNNYKIVVGVDVSKKSFTATVLYDNKKETFEVKSDPVEFEKKIKPYLKKFKKSDMLIIMEHTGVYHLKLADYLYENDYQVAV from the coding sequence ATGAACAACTATAAAATTGTCGTAGGAGTAGATGTATCTAAAAAATCATTTACTGCAACAGTATTGTATGATAACAAGAAAGAAACTTTTGAAGTTAAATCTGACCCAGTAGAGTTTGAAAAGAAAATTAAGCCTTATCTTAAAAAGTTTAAAAAGTCAGATATGCTTATCATAATGGAGCATACAGGAGTTTATCATTTAAAGCTTGCTGATTATCTGTATGAAAATGACTATCAGGTAGCAGT
- a CDS encoding c-type cytochrome codes for MKELKILAILVVIVLIGYWGIEPYAHSVMHGEIKKPDYAYSDLKVSAPTGGDATKGKELFTANCASCHGLKNDGINPGMDKNTAITSFNVVPPDLSNIAAIVDHKFLAAFIKNPQEATKNPKFAMPPMAQLSDEDVANIIAYLSSVAKKDLTGKEIVVEACGRCHSVKYQKIEAETPKDNLKAYLGKIPPDLSVMGKAKELEYLESFINNPQNGLPGTSMPRLGLTKEATEKTVAYLDQIADPHRDQRNRLGIWVLGYLLVMAGLTFAWKKKIWKNVH; via the coding sequence ATGAAAGAACTTAAAATATTAGCTATACTGGTTGTAATAGTTCTGATAGGATATTGGGGGATTGAACCATATGCACATTCTGTTATGCACGGAGAGATAAAAAAACCAGATTATGCATACTCTGATTTAAAAGTGTCTGCACCAACCGGTGGTGATGCTACAAAGGGAAAAGAGTTATTCACGGCAAACTGTGCATCCTGCCATGGTTTAAAAAATGATGGCATAAACCCTGGAATGGATAAAAACACGGCTATTACGTCTTTTAACGTTGTTCCTCCGGATCTGTCAAACATTGCTGCAATCGTAGACCATAAATTCCTTGCTGCGTTTATTAAAAATCCTCAAGAAGCAACAAAAAATCCAAAGTTTGCAATGCCACCAATGGCTCAGCTTTCTGACGAAGATGTAGCTAATATAATTGCTTACTTGTCTTCTGTTGCTAAAAAAGATTTAACAGGTAAAGAAATAGTAGTTGAAGCTTGCGGAAGATGTCACTCTGTAAAATATCAAAAAATTGAAGCAGAAACTCCAAAAGATAACTTAAAAGCATATCTTGGAAAAATTCCACCGGATTTATCTGTTATGGGAAAAGCTAAGGAATTGGAATACTTAGAAAGTTTTATAAACAATCCTCAAAATGGTCTTCCTGGTACGTCAATGCCAAGACTTGGTCTAACAAAAGAAGCAACAGAAAAAACTGTAGCTTATCTTGATCAGATAGCAGACCCACACAGAGACCAAAGAAATAGATTAGGTATTTGGGTGTTAGGCTACTTGTTAGTCATGGCTGGATTAACTTTTGCATGGAAAAAGAAAATTTGGAAAAATGTTCATTGA
- a CDS encoding cytochrome bc complex cytochrome b subunit, translating to MKFIDWLDERLAVRELVKVMLTEYYVPKNINFLWSFGVLVMLVFAILVVSGIFLLMYYKPDAHLAFDSVNKTIMMDVEYGWLFRHTHAVAASIMFLVLYIHMARGIYYGSFKPPREIVWITGYILFVLMSATAFTGYLLPWGQMSYWAAQTITTLFEKIPFIGPDLVVWIRGNYIVEDATLTRFFALHVVFLPLLLIVFTAIHLYAVRIVGSNNEDGERYTKEEKKHGKGIPFWPVFMAKEFFVMSVFLIFFFYLVFYQYKFAMDPINFQPADYLQTPMHIYPEWYFLAFYEVLRGFFFSQNLGLIAFVLSMFIAAFLPWLDKSPIVSGKHRPIYKVLFWIFIADFVFLTILGKLPPTGLYAWLGFVGSLIYFAFFLALPIVSKIEKKKVAGGR from the coding sequence ATGAAATTTATAGATTGGTTGGATGAAAGATTAGCCGTCAGAGAACTTGTAAAAGTAATGCTTACAGAGTATTATGTGCCAAAAAATATTAACTTTTTATGGAGTTTTGGCGTCCTTGTAATGCTTGTTTTTGCAATTTTAGTAGTTAGTGGTATTTTTTTATTGATGTACTATAAACCGGATGCACACCTTGCATTTGATAGCGTAAATAAAACAATAATGATGGATGTTGAATACGGATGGTTATTTAGACATACACATGCTGTTGCTGCATCTATTATGTTCTTAGTTTTATATATCCATATGGCAAGAGGAATTTACTATGGTTCTTTTAAACCACCAAGAGAAATAGTATGGATTACAGGATACATTCTTTTTGTTTTAATGTCTGCAACAGCATTTACTGGTTATCTTCTTCCTTGGGGTCAAATGTCTTACTGGGCAGCTCAAACAATCACTACATTATTTGAAAAAATCCCATTTATTGGTCCAGATTTAGTTGTTTGGATAAGAGGTAACTATATAGTTGAAGATGCAACATTGACAAGATTCTTTGCATTGCACGTAGTATTTTTACCATTATTGCTTATTGTGTTTACTGCAATCCACCTTTATGCAGTTAGAATAGTGGGTTCAAACAACGAAGATGGGGAACGTTACACTAAAGAAGAGAAAAAACATGGAAAAGGAATTCCGTTCTGGCCAGTATTCATGGCTAAAGAATTCTTTGTTATGTCGGTTTTCTTAATTTTCTTCTTCTATTTAGTTTTCTATCAATATAAATTTGCAATGGACCCAATCAACTTCCAACCTGCAGATTACTTGCAAACTCCAATGCATATTTACCCAGAATGGTATTTCTTGGCGTTTTATGAAGTTTTAAGAGGATTCTTCTTCAGCCAAAACCTTGGACTTATTGCATTCGTTCTTAGCATGTTTATTGCAGCATTTTTACCATGGCTTGACAAATCTCCAATCGTAAGCGGAAAACACAGACCGATCTATAAAGTCCTTTTCTGGATATTTATCGCTGATTTTGTTTTCTTAACAATTCTTGGAAAATTACCTCCTACTGGATTGTATGCTTGGCTTGGATTTGTTGGTAGCTTAATTTACTTCGCATTCTTCTTGGCGCTTCCTATTGTCTCAAAAATAGAAAAGAAAAAAGTGGCAGGAGGTAGATAA
- a CDS encoding Rieske 2Fe-2S domain-containing protein, with product MTDEKMSRRDFLLYAMGGWAAVGVGGVLYAMYKTWEPLPEVKAQATVSFDLSTVQPGEFKVISWRGKPVFVLRRTPDMVQCKDRSVKDEYTVVMGICTHLGCIPNWEADKKIWHCPCHGGEYDACGKNIFGPPPRPLDVPPFKIEGTTIVLGEEGSEYKQMKEKGLTT from the coding sequence ATGACAGATGAAAAAATGTCCCGTAGAGACTTCCTACTGTATGCTATGGGTGGATGGGCTGCGGTAGGTGTTGGTGGAGTTTTGTATGCAATGTATAAAACGTGGGAACCACTTCCGGAAGTAAAAGCTCAAGCAACGGTAAGTTTTGACCTTTCAACAGTACAACCAGGAGAGTTTAAAGTTATATCATGGAGAGGAAAACCTGTATTCGTTTTGAGAAGAACTCCGGACATGGTTCAATGTAAAGACAGAAGTGTAAAAGACGAGTACACAGTCGTAATGGGTATTTGTACACACCTTGGTTGTATTCCAAACTGGGAAGCAGACAAAAAAATCTGGCATTGTCCATGTCACGGCGGTGAGTATGATGCTTGCGGAAAAAACATATTTGGACCTCCACCAAGACCGTTAGATGTTCCACCGTTTAAAATCGAAGGAACAACTATTGTTTTAGGTGAAGAAGGGTCTGAATACAAACAAATGAAAGAAAAAGGTCTAACTACATAA
- a CDS encoding HU family DNA-binding protein, whose translation MTKSELIAKVAEKAELKKSEAERAVNAAIEALVEALSKGERTAIPGLGVFNVKERKARKGRNPRTGKEIKIPARKVVVFTAAKSLKEALNK comes from the coding sequence ATGACAAAGTCAGAGCTCATTGCAAAGGTGGCGGAGAAAGCAGAGTTAAAAAAATCAGAGGCTGAAAGAGCAGTTAATGCTGCTATCGAAGCATTAGTAGAAGCTCTTTCAAAAGGTGAAAGAACGGCTATTCCTGGTCTTGGTGTTTTTAATGTAAAAGAAAGAAAAGCAAGAAAAGGAAGAAATCCAAGAACTGGTAAAGAAATCAAAATACCGGCAAGAAAAGTTGTTGTATTTACAGCCGCAAAATCTTTAAAAGAAGCGTTAAACAAATAA
- a CDS encoding metal ABC transporter permease, translating into MSDILIPALTLSIVLLVIHSYFGIEIIKRGIIFTDLSIGQMAAAGAAVSLFFFEGQYRYLISLSFALITAILITLATKKEKVSVEGFIGLIYAFGISLIFIIMSKSPHGLEELNNLLAYDILFVNMTEVYKTAILYTVLGLFLFVINRFTAGFIKEMLFFSVFSITITSSVSLAGVFVVFSLLIAPAFTVMQFFSKNLIFYAVILGSLINLLAVYVSYNFDLPTGYTIVFFQTFLAILSSIFSFLRGSQ; encoded by the coding sequence ATGAGTGATATTTTAATACCTGCATTGACTTTATCTATAGTTTTATTGGTTATCCATTCTTACTTTGGAATAGAAATAATAAAAAGAGGGATAATCTTTACTGATTTATCTATTGGACAAATGGCTGCCGCAGGAGCGGCAGTCTCTCTTTTCTTTTTTGAAGGTCAGTATAGATATTTAATCTCACTATCTTTTGCACTAATAACGGCTATTTTAATAACGCTTGCAACAAAAAAAGAAAAAGTTTCTGTAGAGGGTTTTATTGGACTGATTTATGCTTTTGGAATTTCTTTAATATTCATTATTATGTCAAAATCACCTCACGGTCTTGAGGAATTAAACAATTTGCTTGCATACGATATCCTGTTTGTAAATATGACAGAGGTTTACAAAACAGCTATTTTATACACAGTCTTAGGGTTGTTTTTATTTGTGATTAACAGATTTACGGCAGGATTTATAAAAGAAATGTTATTTTTTTCTGTATTTTCAATTACAATCACAAGTTCAGTTTCATTAGCCGGCGTATTTGTCGTCTTTTCTCTCTTGATAGCTCCGGCGTTTACGGTTATGCAGTTTTTCTCTAAGAATTTAATTTTTTATGCTGTGATTTTAGGTAGTTTAATCAATCTTTTGGCAGTTTATGTATCTTATAACTTTGACTTACCAACAGGTTACACTATCGTATTTTTTCAAACTTTTTTAGCGATATTGTCTTCTATATTCTCATTTTTAAGAGGGTCTCAATGA
- a CDS encoding zinc ABC transporter substrate-binding protein gives MRVLSFLLILLTFGFVKAEIKVVATYPYIASITKEIVKEKAQVDYLASGNLDPHFIVPKPSLTVKLRNADLLIINGAGLEIGWLPPLLNQASNRKINPGSNGFLDLSQYINLIEKPENVSRAMGDVHPEGNPHFHLDPYNVPIISQVITEKLCKLDGSNCDYYKNNLSDFKKRWNEKLAVWNSKMASLKGVKVYQYHKLFDYFLKRYGIISVDTIEPLPGIPPTAKHLEELILKSKSENVKMILQDVYHPIKPAKYISEKMGLKIVVLPHDAGAVEEAKDMFSLFDTIVERMNK, from the coding sequence ATGAGAGTTTTATCGTTTTTATTAATTTTATTAACATTTGGATTTGTAAAAGCAGAAATTAAAGTAGTAGCAACATATCCATACATAGCAAGTATTACAAAAGAGATTGTAAAAGAGAAAGCACAGGTAGATTATTTAGCTTCCGGAAACTTAGACCCTCACTTTATCGTTCCAAAGCCATCTTTGACTGTAAAGCTTAGAAACGCAGATTTATTAATCATCAATGGAGCTGGTCTTGAAATTGGCTGGCTTCCACCACTTTTAAACCAAGCAAGTAACAGAAAAATTAATCCCGGGTCAAATGGATTTTTAGACTTATCTCAGTACATCAATCTGATAGAAAAACCGGAGAATGTATCAAGAGCAATGGGAGATGTACATCCGGAGGGAAACCCTCACTTTCACTTAGACCCATATAATGTGCCAATTATCTCACAAGTAATTACAGAAAAACTATGTAAGCTTGATGGTTCAAACTGTGATTATTACAAAAATAATTTGTCTGACTTTAAGAAAAGATGGAATGAAAAATTAGCCGTTTGGAATTCAAAAATGGCAAGCTTGAAAGGAGTAAAAGTTTATCAGTATCATAAGCTGTTTGATTATTTCTTAAAAAGATATGGCATTATCTCTGTAGACACGATAGAGCCATTACCCGGAATACCACCAACAGCAAAGCATTTAGAGGAGCTAATCTTAAAATCAAAATCTGAAAATGTGAAGATGATATTACAAGATGTTTACCATCCTATCAAACCTGCAAAATACATATCAGAAAAGATGGGTTTAAAAATTGTAGTCCTTCCTCATGACGCTGGAGCAGTAGAAGAGGCAAAGGATATGTTCTCTTTATTTGATACAATCGTTGAAAGGATGAATAAATGA
- a CDS encoding IS200/IS605 family accessory protein TnpB-related protein, producing the protein MTTLQCLLEFQNTQDRETILDLMRRFSSAMRYAYQRLLEGEKRKDLKKTLSKLFDINTRYSDDAILLAQSTISSCKERGQNPKKLIFGSRKVFEQLKKNHLTGKRRKQLKAKWKESRQGNLYSRGDKSRQGNLNLRFEWIDNELYLRINIGDRQYIYAKVIRDVRREKDKWIDFMFMLENAYKYKEWFPYSVRLKVKNGNLYAFISIEEKLPSIKIKKDNGIIGIDVNAYPFHLALAFATKNGNLEKYERIDLNELLEANSEKRQYLEWQIAYKIIEIAKEENKAIAIENLEKLPKGKKGDGFTKLRIRLQKWSYKRLLNKIEILAKRNGIEIIKVNPAYTSVIGKLKYSPQYNIDKDIAGAYVIARRGFGFKEKLPKNYKELLNDTDFLSYTIAKIEDNIAKLKQKLKEENNEYKRNKLKSKLAKLRKNLKTLQNHVSRFTSHVSRLESGKSKTATQQPLNQRKEQVRGLPTSGHKSWQVLSIALAFCCLERSYRDLSPLKQIIVLGDWIAVVNRLVPVLGTGTMTLPKYRLSGSEVSEVADYKYPDPSCAN; encoded by the coding sequence ATGACAACACTCCAATGCCTACTTGAATTCCAAAATACGCAAGATAGAGAAACTATATTAGATTTAATGCGTAGATTCTCATCTGCTATGAGATATGCATACCAGAGATTATTGGAAGGCGAAAAAAGAAAAGATCTAAAAAAGACACTATCAAAACTATTTGACATAAACACAAGGTACTCAGATGATGCAATACTCTTAGCACAATCCACCATTTCATCATGTAAAGAAAGAGGTCAAAATCCAAAAAAGCTTATATTTGGCTCAAGGAAAGTGTTTGAACAATTAAAGAAAAACCACCTAACAGGAAAAAGAAGAAAACAGTTAAAAGCAAAATGGAAAGAAAGCAGACAAGGAAATTTATATTCAAGAGGAGATAAATCTAGACAAGGAAATCTAAATCTAAGATTTGAGTGGATAGATAATGAGCTTTATTTGAGAATAAACATAGGAGACAGACAATATATCTACGCAAAAGTAATTAGAGATGTCAGAAGAGAAAAAGACAAATGGATAGATTTTATGTTCATGCTTGAAAATGCATATAAATACAAAGAATGGTTCCCATATTCAGTCAGACTAAAAGTAAAAAACGGTAATCTATATGCTTTTATATCCATAGAAGAAAAACTACCATCTATAAAAATCAAGAAAGACAATGGAATAATAGGCATAGACGTAAACGCATACCCATTTCATTTAGCATTAGCTTTTGCAACTAAAAACGGAAATTTAGAGAAATACGAAAGAATTGATTTAAACGAATTATTAGAAGCAAACTCAGAAAAAAGACAATACTTAGAATGGCAAATAGCATATAAGATAATAGAGATAGCAAAAGAAGAGAATAAAGCTATTGCTATTGAGAATTTAGAAAAACTACCAAAGGGTAAAAAAGGAGACGGATTTACAAAATTAAGAATTAGACTACAAAAGTGGAGCTATAAAAGACTGTTAAACAAAATAGAAATATTAGCAAAAAGAAACGGGATAGAAATAATAAAAGTCAATCCTGCATACACATCAGTAATTGGAAAATTAAAATACTCTCCGCAATACAACATAGACAAAGATATAGCAGGAGCTTACGTAATAGCAAGAAGAGGATTTGGATTTAAAGAGAAATTGCCTAAGAATTATAAAGAACTTTTAAATGATACCGACTTTCTATCATACACTATAGCAAAAATTGAAGATAATATCGCAAAATTAAAACAAAAGTTAAAAGAAGAAAACAATGAATACAAGAGAAATAAACTAAAAAGTAAATTAGCAAAATTAAGAAAAAACCTAAAAACACTACAAAACCACGTCTCACGTTTCACATCTCACGTTTCACGTTTAGAAAGTGGAAAGAGCAAGACAGCTACCCAACAACCTTTAAACCAACGGAAGGAACAGGTGAGGGGTCTGCCTACAAGCGGACATAAAAGCTGGCAAGTTCTTTCCATAGCCTTAGCCTTCTGCTGTCTTGAAAGATCATACAGAGATCTTTCTCCCTTAAAACAAATAATCGTTTTAGGGGATTGGATAGCAGTGGTTAACAGGTTAGTTCCTGTGCTTGGTACAGGGACTATGACACTTCCAAAATACCGCCTGTCAGGGTCGGAAGTGTCTGAAGTGGCGGACTATAAATACCCTGACCCAAGCTGTGCAAACTGA